One stretch of Streptomyces agglomeratus DNA includes these proteins:
- a CDS encoding methylated-DNA--[protein]-cysteine S-methyltransferase gives MTLYATLDSPLGELLLAGEESATATGGTALASLSVPGQKGGVALDDVPGDWRHAPGAFEEIARQVRAYFGGELTRFDVEYAAGAGTEFQRRVWDALESVPYGTTTSYGRLAERIGVSRAGVRALGTAIGRNPLLVVRPCHRVIGADGSLTGYAGGLERKRQLLELEGVGARP, from the coding sequence ATGACGCTGTACGCGACCCTGGACAGCCCGCTCGGTGAGCTGCTGCTGGCCGGCGAGGAGTCCGCGACCGCCACCGGCGGTACGGCGCTGGCCTCGCTGTCCGTGCCGGGGCAGAAGGGCGGGGTCGCCCTCGACGACGTACCGGGCGACTGGAGGCACGCGCCCGGCGCCTTCGAGGAGATCGCGCGGCAGGTCCGTGCCTACTTCGGCGGGGAGCTGACGCGCTTCGACGTCGAGTACGCCGCCGGAGCCGGTACGGAGTTCCAGCGGCGGGTGTGGGACGCACTGGAGAGCGTCCCGTACGGCACCACGACGTCGTACGGGAGGCTCGCCGAGCGGATCGGGGTCTCGCGGGCCGGGGTGCGGGCGCTGGGGACGGCCATCGGACGCAATCCCCTGCTCGTCGTGCGGCCGTGCCACCGGGTGATCGGGGCGGACGGGTCCCTGACCGGGTACGCGGGCGGTCTTGAGCGCAAGCGGCAGCTGCTGGAGCTCGAGGGAGTGGGGGCCCGGCCGTGA
- a CDS encoding alpha-ketoglutarate-dependent dioxygenase AlkB family protein translates to MTGLFPRERARIAPGAVHVPGWLSVDEQRELVGACRDWARGPVPIRHTRLPNGGVMSVRTVCVGWHWQPYRYTRTADDVNGARVAEFPGWLAELGRRAVSDAYGGGPDGAGGPEYGEYSEYSPDTALVNFYDGDAKMGMHQDKDERSGAPVVSLSIGDSCVFRFGNTDGRGRPYTDVELASGDLFVFGGPSRFAYHGVPKVLPGTGDPACGMSGGRLNITLRETGLG, encoded by the coding sequence GTGACCGGGCTGTTCCCCCGGGAGCGGGCGCGGATCGCGCCGGGGGCGGTGCACGTGCCCGGCTGGCTTTCGGTGGACGAGCAGCGGGAGCTGGTCGGGGCGTGCCGGGATTGGGCGCGGGGTCCGGTGCCGATCCGGCATACGCGGCTGCCCAACGGCGGGGTCATGTCCGTGCGGACGGTGTGCGTGGGGTGGCACTGGCAGCCGTACCGGTACACGCGCACGGCCGACGACGTGAACGGGGCGCGGGTCGCGGAGTTTCCCGGGTGGCTGGCGGAGCTGGGGCGGCGGGCGGTGAGCGATGCGTACGGGGGTGGCCCGGACGGGGCCGGGGGGCCGGAGTACGGGGAGTACAGCGAGTACAGCCCTGATACCGCGCTGGTCAACTTCTATGACGGCGACGCGAAGATGGGCATGCACCAGGACAAGGACGAGCGGTCCGGGGCTCCTGTGGTGTCGCTGAGCATCGGTGATTCCTGTGTCTTCCGGTTCGGCAACACGGACGGGCGGGGGCGGCCGTACACGGATGTGGAGCTGGCCTCCGGGGATCTGTTCGTATTCGGGGGGCCTTCGCGCTTCGCCTACCACGGGGTGCCGAAAGTGCTGCCGGGGACTGGGGATCCGGCCTGTGGGATGTCGGGTGGGCGGCTCAACATCACGCTGCGGGAGACCGGGCTCGGATAG